In Anaerolineales bacterium, one DNA window encodes the following:
- a CDS encoding trimethylamine methyltransferase family protein, translating into MQPKLTLLNDELIARILDEAYQLLLKPGIKVNNDEARDLLASAGAQVHPETNVVRIPEQIVHKALETVPREFYLYDYEGSPTVKYGGDAVHFDPGSSGIAMLNPETLEHDTTETPHLIRLLKVAEQLPQYDAQSTAVVCHDVPQTIQDSYRLYLALIYSRKPIVTGAFTNKTVSEMIDMLAILAGGHDASRTKPRAIFDVCPAPPLIWSNFGAGNLIALARAGIPAEIVSVPLSGAAAPVTMLGTVTQHAAECLAGITIHQLAKAGSPIVWGGAAAIFDMRKGATPMGAVETAMLDCSYAQVAKSLGMPTHTYLGATDSKLVDAQAGMESGITAMIGALSGINMISGSGMLDFLSCHSAEKLVVDAEGISMAKRMLTGVKIHTETLATGFYDDKINFKGGDFLKQKITMQLFREEQHLPSNVIDRASMRDWKQAGSLDTYERAKVMVKELLASYRRPEINTAKISELHTFMLDLAKKAGLEQLPALEDYQPA; encoded by the coding sequence ATGCAACCCAAACTCACACTCCTTAACGACGAGTTGATTGCCCGCATTCTGGACGAGGCCTATCAACTATTGTTGAAACCCGGCATAAAAGTGAACAATGATGAAGCAAGGGACTTGCTCGCATCCGCCGGCGCACAAGTGCATCCTGAAACGAACGTTGTGAGGATTCCAGAACAGATCGTCCACAAGGCGCTGGAAACCGTCCCTCGCGAGTTTTATCTTTATGATTACGAGGGCAGCCCAACGGTCAAATACGGAGGCGATGCCGTGCACTTCGACCCGGGCTCATCAGGTATCGCCATGCTCAACCCGGAAACATTGGAGCATGATACGACCGAAACACCGCACTTGATTCGGCTGCTGAAAGTGGCCGAGCAACTGCCGCAGTACGATGCGCAGTCCACTGCAGTGGTTTGCCATGACGTGCCGCAAACGATCCAAGATTCATACCGCCTGTACCTGGCGCTGATCTACTCAAGGAAACCGATCGTTACGGGCGCGTTTACGAATAAAACCGTCAGCGAAATGATCGACATGCTGGCCATCCTTGCCGGTGGACATGACGCATCCCGCACAAAGCCGCGCGCCATCTTCGATGTTTGCCCCGCGCCGCCCCTCATTTGGAGCAATTTCGGCGCAGGCAATTTGATCGCACTGGCACGGGCGGGGATTCCTGCCGAGATCGTTTCCGTCCCATTATCGGGAGCGGCGGCTCCAGTCACCATGCTCGGCACGGTCACCCAGCACGCAGCAGAATGCCTCGCCGGCATCACGATCCATCAACTTGCAAAGGCAGGCTCCCCCATCGTCTGGGGCGGCGCCGCGGCGATCTTCGACATGCGCAAGGGCGCCACCCCCATGGGCGCAGTCGAAACCGCCATGCTTGATTGCTCGTATGCGCAGGTTGCAAAATCGCTTGGGATGCCCACGCACACTTATCTTGGCGCGACCGATTCGAAACTCGTGGACGCGCAGGCGGGCATGGAAAGCGGCATCACCGCCATGATCGGCGCATTAAGCGGCATCAACATGATCTCCGGCTCCGGCATGCTGGATTTCCTCTCCTGCCATAGTGCGGAAAAACTCGTCGTGGATGCAGAAGGCATCTCCATGGCAAAGCGCATGCTGACAGGCGTAAAGATCCACACAGAAACGCTGGCCACCGGTTTTTACGATGACAAGATCAACTTCAAAGGCGGCGATTTCCTCAAGCAGAAGATCACCATGCAGCTCTTTCGCGAGGAACAGCACCTGCCGAGCAATGTCATCGACCGTGCTTCCATGCGAGACTGGAAACAAGCGGGCTCACTGGACACCTATGAGCGCGCAAAAGTGATGGTAAAGGAATTGCTCGCCTCCTACCGCCGGCCTGAAATTAACACTGCCAAAATAAGTGAACTCCACACGTTCATGCTGGACCTCGCCAAAAAGGCGGGTCTTGAACAATTACCCGCGCTAGAGGATTACCAACCCGCATAA
- a CDS encoding trimethylamine methyltransferase family protein gives MNQPPRSRMMQPKLSLLDDELIARIIEEAYQLMLKPGIKVQNAEARELLAEAGAQVDEETLVVRLPAQIVRKALETVPRQFHLYDYDGNPKVQYGGDAVHFDPGSSGISVLIPETMEHKTAETADLIRLLKVAESLPQYDAQSTAVVCHDVPKDLHDLYRLYLVMLYSKKPIVTGAFTNTTVHHMIDMLAIFAGGRENLREHPRAIFDACPSPPLIWSNFGAGNLITLARAGVPAEIVSMPLAGAAAPVTLLGAVTQHAAECLSGITIHQLAHAGSPIVWGGAPSIFDMRKGGTPFGSVETAMIDSSYAQVGKSLGLPTHAYLGATESKILDMQAGLESGMGALVGALSGINMISGSGMLDSLLCQSPEKLVVDAESIAMAKRMVQGMKIQTETLATGFYEGVNFKGGDFLKQRITMQLFQKEQHMPGKVIDRDSMRGWKESGSLDTFTRARNRVTEILASYTRPGLDPAKEAELHAYVLDLAKKAGMKQLPMMEDFQFA, from the coding sequence ATGAATCAACCACCCAGGAGTCGCATGATGCAACCCAAACTGTCCCTGTTAGACGATGAACTGATCGCCCGGATCATTGAGGAAGCGTACCAATTGATGCTCAAGCCGGGCATCAAAGTACAGAATGCCGAAGCAAGGGAACTGCTTGCCGAGGCAGGCGCACAAGTGGACGAAGAGACGCTGGTCGTCCGCCTCCCTGCCCAGATCGTCAGGAAGGCGCTGGAAACTGTTCCCCGCCAGTTCCATCTGTATGATTACGACGGCAACCCCAAGGTCCAGTACGGAGGCGATGCGGTTCATTTCGATCCCGGCTCCTCTGGGATTTCCGTCCTCATTCCGGAGACGATGGAACACAAGACGGCCGAAACCGCGGATCTGATTCGCCTTTTGAAAGTCGCGGAAAGCCTGCCACAATACGATGCGCAGTCCACAGCGGTGGTATGTCATGATGTGCCAAAGGACCTGCATGACCTGTATCGTTTGTATCTCGTCATGTTGTATTCAAAAAAGCCGATCGTCACGGGCGCATTCACCAACACAACCGTACACCACATGATCGACATGCTTGCCATCTTTGCCGGCGGGCGCGAAAACCTGCGTGAACATCCACGTGCCATATTTGATGCATGTCCATCCCCGCCATTGATCTGGTCGAACTTTGGCGCAGGCAATCTGATAACCCTGGCACGCGCAGGCGTGCCGGCTGAAATTGTATCCATGCCATTGGCTGGCGCCGCCGCCCCCGTGACACTGCTCGGCGCGGTCACACAGCATGCGGCGGAATGCCTGTCCGGCATCACCATTCATCAACTTGCGCACGCGGGCTCGCCCATCGTCTGGGGCGGGGCGCCATCCATTTTCGACATGCGCAAGGGCGGCACACCGTTTGGTTCTGTTGAAACCGCGATGATCGATTCGTCCTACGCGCAGGTTGGAAAGTCCCTCGGCCTGCCGACACACGCCTATCTCGGCGCGACCGAGTCGAAAATTTTGGATATGCAGGCAGGCCTCGAAAGCGGCATGGGAGCATTGGTCGGTGCGTTGAGCGGCATCAACATGATCTCCGGCTCCGGCATGCTTGATTCACTGCTCTGTCAAAGCCCGGAAAAACTCGTTGTGGATGCGGAAAGCATCGCCATGGCCAAGCGCATGGTGCAGGGCATGAAGATCCAGACCGAAACGCTTGCCACGGGTTTTTATGAAGGTGTCAACTTCAAAGGCGGTGACTTTCTAAAGCAAAGGATCACCATGCAGCTCTTCCAAAAGGAACAGCACATGCCGGGCAAGGTGATCGACCGCGACTCGATGCGCGGCTGGAAGGAATCAGGATCGTTGGACACCTTCACCCGCGCAAGAAACCGCGTGACGGAAATCCTCGCCTCCTATACCCGCCCCGGGCTTGATCCCGCCAAAGAGGCGGAACTCCACGCCTATGTTTTGGATCTCGCAAAAAAAGCAGGCATGAAGCAATTGCCAATGATGGAGGATTTTCAATTTGCATAA
- a CDS encoding S9 family peptidase produces MHKKVDLAQLLRIPHVDNSLPFDISPDGRQAAFSWNKSGKWELYEISVREDEPQIRLYGAIAQIQGSKFAPKYSPDSSMIAFALDIDGSESYHIVVHDIKNNATTDLTPRIIHAHQPNIAWSPDGKMLAVLSDAKGQFALYLLPVDGSGPRLLRNIFHPCWDAVWSPDGQWIAVESESTASDRSIHVVPVNRRRKGVKANTVQLKIGGKVLNAQHPAWSPDSKSLAFSAERDEWYDIGLFNVETQEIAWINQSVGDDTQPAWSQGGELIGWIHSEGARTSLQIRKGGGELRQIKVGDGVHAFPQFVSDGIILVYEDVNHPPDLWKMHFESGEAKQLTKWLDEKLNFVQPEEISYAGLDGTQVPALLYRAGNERAVLDIHGGPNWHFSFGWNPFMSYMAAGGWTVLAPNYRGSTGYGKAWQNASRYDMGGLDNDDCAAGAKYLLKNGLAKKVAVTGRSHGGYLTMTCLTTHPELFAGGSAVVPFLNWFKSHKDSREDLQHWNIENMGDPEENRELWIARSPYFFLDRVNAPVQLICGGNDPRCPSSDSLEARDKLIQLGKEVEFLLYKGEGHSFLNINNVIDSETKRVEFLEKVLRD; encoded by the coding sequence TTGCATAAAAAGGTCGATCTTGCTCAACTTCTGCGCATTCCTCACGTCGATAACAGCCTGCCATTTGACATCTCACCCGACGGAAGGCAGGCCGCTTTTTCATGGAACAAATCCGGCAAATGGGAATTGTACGAAATCTCAGTGCGGGAGGATGAGCCGCAAATCAGATTGTATGGAGCAATAGCGCAAATCCAGGGATCAAAATTTGCGCCCAAATATTCCCCGGACAGCTCCATGATCGCCTTTGCACTGGACATTGACGGGAGCGAGTCGTATCACATCGTCGTCCACGATATTAAGAACAACGCAACAACTGATCTCACCCCTCGAATTATCCACGCACACCAGCCGAATATCGCCTGGTCTCCGGACGGAAAAATGCTGGCAGTACTCTCCGATGCGAAGGGACAGTTCGCGTTATACCTGCTTCCTGTGGATGGAAGCGGTCCACGGCTGCTGAGAAACATATTCCATCCATGCTGGGACGCAGTTTGGTCGCCGGATGGACAATGGATCGCAGTCGAGTCCGAATCCACGGCAAGCGACCGAAGTATTCATGTTGTGCCCGTCAACCGTCGGCGCAAAGGCGTAAAGGCAAATACGGTCCAGTTGAAGATCGGCGGCAAAGTCTTGAATGCACAGCATCCTGCATGGTCACCAGACTCGAAGTCCCTGGCTTTCTCCGCTGAGCGGGATGAATGGTACGACATAGGCTTGTTCAACGTCGAAACCCAGGAGATCGCCTGGATCAATCAATCCGTGGGGGATGACACACAGCCCGCGTGGTCGCAGGGCGGGGAACTCATCGGGTGGATTCATTCCGAGGGAGCACGAACCAGCCTTCAGATCAGGAAAGGAGGCGGTGAACTTCGCCAAATCAAAGTTGGAGATGGCGTCCATGCATTTCCGCAGTTCGTATCCGATGGGATCATCCTTGTCTATGAGGATGTCAATCATCCGCCTGATTTATGGAAGATGCATTTCGAAAGCGGAGAAGCCAAGCAGCTCACGAAGTGGTTGGATGAAAAATTAAATTTTGTGCAGCCCGAAGAAATTTCATATGCAGGTTTGGACGGTACGCAAGTGCCCGCGCTGTTGTATCGCGCAGGGAATGAGCGCGCAGTGCTGGATATTCATGGCGGACCGAACTGGCATTTCTCGTTCGGGTGGAATCCGTTCATGAGTTATATGGCGGCGGGTGGCTGGACGGTGCTCGCGCCGAATTATCGCGGCTCAACGGGGTACGGCAAGGCGTGGCAGAATGCCAGCCGTTACGACATGGGCGGCTTGGACAATGATGATTGCGCGGCGGGGGCGAAGTATTTGTTGAAGAATGGGCTTGCAAAAAAAGTTGCAGTGACAGGGCGCAGTCACGGCGGATATTTGACGATGACCTGCCTGACGACGCACCCTGAATTGTTTGCCGGTGGTTCGGCGGTCGTGCCGTTTTTGAATTGGTTCAAGTCACACAAGGATTCGCGTGAAGACCTGCAACATTGGAACATCGAAAACATGGGCGATCCTGAAGAGAACCGGGAATTATGGATTGCGCGGTCGCCGTATTTCTTTTTGGACAGGGTCAATGCACCCGTACAATTGATCTGCGGCGGGAACGATCCGCGCTGCCCCTCATCGGATTCGCTGGAGGCGCGTGATAAACTCATTCAACTTGGAAAAGAAGTTGAGTTTTTGCTTTACAAGGGCGAAGGCCATTCGTTTTTGAATATTAATAATGTGATCGATTCAGAGACAAAACGTGTGGAGTTTTTGGAGAAGGTGTTGAGAGATTAG
- a CDS encoding trimethylamine methyltransferase family protein → MQPLKFLSDEDIQAMHEATMQVLHEAGVFWTHKPSLDILQGAGCIVKDNRVFFPPDLVMDSIAKANKRPVIRGRNGQVNELGNGTLYFHNLGGARDVYDARTDTRRVATVQDCTDAVRLLDALPNCNTVTPFFTPPDVSNEMLSLHMYRHALSNTVKPVQGPGIQFGHEVRLAVEMATVAGTKPEELTLSLSPVSPLTMHDIAAEAIMEMAKYGVIHANLPCPTGGATSPMTITGSIVQQSAESLAPLVLAQIINPGCGFVYCGRLGMLEPRTGLIWGGVELGLSSAATVQLGHHYGFSVNVYGFSTNAHTLDAQNAFERGLNAAIPALAGADELSGIGEMEAGVMGSFAQMVLDNELASSVQRLRKGLSADAGHLAVNIILDVMNGTRNFLGQKHTLKHLRGGELALTKLAERNSWETWEEKLNRKQMADYAVDEAERILREHVVPPLDAAQEAELDKILAAAERETVKKK, encoded by the coding sequence ATGCAGCCACTAAAGTTTTTATCAGACGAAGATATACAAGCAATGCACGAAGCAACCATGCAAGTGTTGCATGAGGCGGGTGTTTTTTGGACGCACAAACCAAGTTTGGATATTTTGCAAGGCGCTGGGTGTATTGTAAAGGATAATCGCGTCTTCTTCCCGCCTGACCTTGTGATGGATTCAATTGCAAAGGCGAACAAACGCCCCGTCATCCGCGGGCGCAATGGACAGGTTAATGAGTTGGGCAACGGCACATTGTACTTTCACAATCTTGGCGGCGCGCGGGATGTGTATGATGCACGAACCGACACCCGCCGCGTGGCAACTGTACAAGATTGTACCGATGCCGTGCGTCTATTGGATGCGCTGCCCAATTGCAATACGGTCACACCCTTCTTCACGCCGCCAGATGTCAGCAATGAAATGCTGTCCCTGCACATGTACCGCCATGCGCTTTCGAATACGGTCAAGCCTGTTCAGGGACCTGGCATCCAATTCGGACATGAAGTGCGCCTTGCCGTGGAAATGGCAACTGTGGCGGGAACAAAGCCCGAAGAATTGACTCTTTCTCTTTCACCCGTCAGCCCATTGACGATGCACGATATTGCCGCCGAAGCGATCATGGAAATGGCAAAATACGGTGTGATCCATGCCAACCTGCCCTGCCCCACAGGCGGCGCGACTTCGCCGATGACCATCACGGGCAGTATCGTGCAACAGAGCGCCGAGTCGCTCGCTCCGCTGGTGCTGGCGCAGATCATCAACCCTGGCTGTGGTTTCGTCTATTGCGGAAGGCTTGGGATGTTGGAACCGCGCACGGGTCTGATCTGGGGTGGCGTGGAGTTGGGTTTATCGTCTGCCGCCACGGTTCAACTCGGGCATCATTACGGGTTCAGTGTCAATGTTTATGGATTCTCAACCAATGCCCACACACTCGATGCGCAGAACGCCTTCGAGCGCGGACTCAACGCCGCCATCCCCGCTCTGGCTGGGGCTGATGAACTCTCGGGCATCGGCGAAATGGAAGCGGGAGTGATGGGCTCCTTTGCCCAAATGGTATTGGACAATGAATTGGCCAGCAGTGTGCAGCGTCTGCGCAAAGGACTTTCGGCAGACGCGGGACATCTCGCCGTGAACATTATTCTGGATGTAATGAACGGCACGCGCAACTTCCTTGGGCAGAAGCACACCCTGAAACACCTGCGCGGCGGCGAACTTGCGCTGACAAAGCTTGCCGAACGCAACTCCTGGGAAACATGGGAGGAAAAACTCAACCGCAAGCAAATGGCAGATTATGCCGTTGATGAAGCCGAGCGCATCCTGCGCGAACATGTTGTCCCGCCATTGGACGCTGCGCAGGAAGCGGAATTGGATAAAATTCTCGCAGCGGCAGAGCGGGAGACGGTGAAGAAAAAATAA
- a CDS encoding M20 family metallopeptidase has protein sequence MIKQAHAISEELIEWRRDFHMHPETGFDVHRTAGIVADELEKMGYRVRRGVGKTGVVAEIGEGGKMVAIRADMDALPIFEQNETEYVSKNEGKMHACGHDSHTAMALGAAQILAKKKINGRVRFLFQPCEETADDEGKSGAQRMFTEGAVDGVDYVIAQHVDPTSPVGTIRINEGPSGGGVDSFAATIKGKGGHGAYPHKSMDPFAMLAHVIMGINSIIPRRLDPFEPAVISIGAVHGGFTENVIPDQVEMKGTIRFTSLDVQKILRQEVTRVFEIVKTLGGDYELDFLFGGLPLINDKHVAEVIEKVGRDLLGKDKVHPMHKTLGAEDFPEFLKNAPGAMYTLGTKIEGREVYELHHPKFDLDERALPVGTAVLAETALRFLKS, from the coding sequence ATGATCAAACAGGCACATGCAATTTCAGAGGAACTGATCGAATGGCGGCGGGATTTCCACATGCATCCGGAAACAGGTTTTGACGTCCACCGCACGGCGGGAATCGTCGCGGACGAATTGGAGAAGATGGGATACCGGGTCAGGCGCGGGGTGGGAAAGACCGGTGTCGTCGCAGAGATCGGCGAGGGCGGCAAAATGGTCGCCATCCGTGCTGATATGGATGCACTTCCGATCTTCGAGCAAAACGAAACAGAATATGTCTCTAAGAACGAAGGCAAAATGCACGCCTGTGGACACGACTCGCATACAGCAATGGCGCTGGGCGCCGCACAGATCCTTGCAAAGAAAAAAATAAATGGACGCGTGCGCTTTTTATTCCAACCGTGCGAAGAAACCGCAGACGACGAGGGAAAAAGCGGCGCGCAACGCATGTTCACCGAAGGCGCAGTGGACGGCGTGGATTACGTCATTGCCCAGCACGTGGACCCGACCAGCCCGGTGGGAACGATCCGCATCAACGAAGGTCCCAGCGGCGGCGGCGTGGATTCGTTCGCTGCCACCATCAAAGGCAAGGGAGGTCATGGGGCGTATCCGCATAAATCCATGGATCCATTCGCCATGCTCGCGCATGTCATCATGGGCATCAACTCGATCATCCCGCGCAGGCTGGACCCATTCGAGCCTGCGGTCATCAGCATCGGCGCGGTCCATGGCGGATTTACGGAAAACGTCATCCCTGACCAAGTGGAAATGAAAGGCACGATCCGTTTCACTTCACTGGATGTTCAGAAAATACTCCGTCAGGAAGTGACCCGGGTTTTTGAGATCGTCAAAACGCTTGGCGGCGATTATGAACTGGACTTCCTGTTCGGAGGCCTGCCGCTGATCAATGACAAACATGTTGCGGAAGTCATCGAAAAGGTCGGGAGGGATCTGCTCGGGAAGGACAAAGTACACCCGATGCACAAGACGCTCGGGGCGGAAGACTTTCCTGAATTCCTTAAGAATGCGCCGGGCGCGATGTACACACTCGGCACAAAAATCGAAGGGCGTGAAGTGTACGAACTTCATCACCCCAAGTTCGATCTGGATGAGCGCGCCTTGCCGGTCGGCACGGCGGTATTGGCCGAGACAGCCTTGAGGTTTTTAAAATCTTAA
- a CDS encoding dihydropteroate synthase, producing MHTILKSKSREVMIGFDKPFVVIGEKLNPTGIKKLGQALVERNMEYVKQLAKRQVDWGADVLDVNVGHPQIEEAEVMPLVVEAVLSVTDVPLCIDSNEPRILEAGLNAIKGGKPLVNSVNGEEKQLATVLPIVRERGAAVIGLAIGDDGIPPTAEGRLAAAGKIIERAAKIGIPIEDIIIDPLVMTVGHDSKAAMVTLKTIELVRKEFGVNISLGASNVSFGLPDRHSVNAALLAIAMQTGATCSITDPIRLGSAIRATDLLLGRDANSMRYLKYFRATEKLREAEAAAKQ from the coding sequence ATGCATACCATATTAAAGTCAAAAAGCAGGGAAGTCATGATTGGGTTCGACAAACCATTCGTAGTCATCGGCGAAAAACTCAACCCGACGGGTATAAAAAAACTCGGGCAGGCACTTGTCGAACGCAATATGGAGTACGTCAAACAGCTTGCCAAACGCCAGGTGGATTGGGGCGCGGATGTCCTGGATGTGAACGTCGGTCATCCGCAGATCGAGGAGGCGGAGGTCATGCCACTGGTCGTGGAAGCCGTGCTGTCTGTGACGGATGTCCCGCTGTGCATCGACTCCAACGAACCAAGGATTCTCGAAGCAGGCCTGAACGCCATTAAAGGCGGCAAGCCGCTGGTGAACTCTGTCAACGGGGAGGAGAAGCAGCTGGCGACGGTCCTGCCCATCGTCAGGGAAAGAGGCGCAGCCGTCATCGGATTGGCGATTGGCGATGACGGCATCCCGCCCACCGCGGAAGGACGCCTCGCCGCGGCAGGGAAGATCATCGAACGCGCCGCAAAAATCGGGATCCCCATCGAAGACATCATCATCGACCCGCTGGTGATGACAGTCGGTCACGACAGCAAGGCGGCGATGGTGACGCTCAAAACGATTGAATTGGTGCGGAAGGAATTTGGTGTAAACATCAGCTTGGGCGCAAGCAATGTGTCGTTTGGTTTGCCGGACCGCCACTCGGTCAATGCGGCACTCCTCGCAATTGCGATGCAAACAGGGGCAACCTGCTCCATCACCGACCCAATCAGGCTGGGCAGCGCCATCCGCGCGACGGACCTGCTCTTGGGAAGGGACGCCAATTCCATGCGCTATCTCAAATACTTCCGCGCCACGGAGAAATTACGCGAGGCGGAAGCAGCTGCAAAGCAGTAA
- a CDS encoding alpha/beta fold hydrolase, with amino-acid sequence MRKTLFVLTCIVLMISACMTQVAAPTSLPAPVLETPASTETLLPTTIQEIAPSTPLPSATPVSHPMSIIAMRNGDYPGSEVAIVRELDRGSNYGRYYAYYLSEGLKIYALLTIPNSAPPEGGFPAIVFNHGYIPPNVYRTTERYLAYVDELAKAGYVVFRIDYRGHDRSEGEPSGAYGNPGYQIDVLNAVAAIKLLPKVNADKVGMWGHSMGGYLTLRTMVISNDIKAGVIWAGVVASYPEMLYNWRRVGSFTPSPSSRGIGWRSGWIEQFGTPEQNPVFWDSVSANSHLADLSGPLQLHHGTNDEDVPVEFSIRLAEQARAVNQIADLYIYEGDNHNISKYFSTAMKRTIEFFDTYLK; translated from the coding sequence ATGAGAAAAACCTTATTCGTATTAACCTGTATTGTTTTAATGATATCCGCGTGCATGACGCAGGTGGCAGCGCCAACAAGCCTGCCGGCCCCTGTTTTGGAAACACCCGCCAGTACGGAAACCCTTCTTCCAACCACCATCCAAGAGATTGCCCCATCCACACCACTGCCAAGTGCAACACCCGTTTCCCACCCGATGAGCATCATCGCCATGCGGAATGGTGATTACCCCGGCAGTGAGGTGGCCATCGTCCGCGAACTGGACCGCGGCTCAAATTACGGCCGATATTATGCATATTATCTTTCAGAGGGATTGAAGATCTACGCCCTGCTGACCATTCCCAACAGCGCGCCGCCTGAAGGCGGCTTCCCGGCCATTGTTTTCAATCACGGCTACATCCCGCCAAATGTCTATCGCACCACGGAGAGATATCTCGCCTACGTGGACGAACTCGCCAAGGCGGGCTACGTTGTCTTTCGCATTGACTATCGCGGACACGACCGCTCTGAAGGAGAACCCTCCGGCGCGTACGGCAATCCTGGTTATCAGATCGACGTGCTGAATGCGGTTGCGGCGATCAAGCTGCTGCCCAAGGTAAACGCGGATAAGGTCGGCATGTGGGGACATTCGATGGGCGGCTATCTCACCCTGCGCACGATGGTTATTTCCAACGATATAAAAGCCGGCGTGATCTGGGCGGGCGTGGTCGCTTCATATCCGGAAATGCTGTACAACTGGCGGCGCGTAGGGTCGTTCACGCCATCGCCAAGTTCGCGCGGCATCGGCTGGCGTTCGGGCTGGATCGAACAGTTCGGCACACCGGAGCAAAATCCCGTTTTCTGGGATTCGGTATCGGCGAACTCACATCTTGCCGATCTCTCCGGACCTTTGCAACTGCACCATGGAACCAATGACGAGGACGTCCCTGTGGAATTTTCCATCCGCCTTGCCGAACAGGCCCGGGCTGTGAACCAAATCGCCGATCTATATATCTACGAAGGCGACAACCACAACATCTCGAAATACTTTTCCACCGCCATGAAACGGACGATTGAATTCTTCGACACGTATTTGAAATGA